The Sulfurihydrogenibium sp. sequence TCCATTTTCTTTTACCATGGTACAAGACAATGTTAATTATTGGTGGATATTCTTCATACTCTCCCGTTTCTTCCCATAATACGCCATTATAGTATAAAAGCTGGCTTGGTAGGTTTTTATCTATGTAAGATTTGTGTTCAAAGATGATTCTTAAAAAGCTTTTTTCGTTTTCTATTTTGCATTCATACAAAAGGTCAAGAAGTGATTTTCCAATCTTCTGTGAGTATTTTTCGCTGTTTAATAATCTTATACTTTCTAAGTCTATCTTTTTAGATAGCTCTGGATAAAATATATCAAGCAGGCTCTTAACTCTCTTTGGCTCAGAAAATATCTGTTTAAAAAATTGGTCGTGAGGTTGTAAGTCATTCATGGCTAATTAATTTACTTGTTATACTCTTTAAGTACTTCGTCTGTAATGTCTAATTTTTTATCTGCATAGAGTACACCGCTGATTAAGCCGCCGTAAAGAATTAAATCAAGATTTTTATCTTTTGCTATTTTTTGCGCTATTGCTTTTATGTCGCTTACCATTTTCTTTTCTGCTTCTGCTTTCATCTTTGCAAGCTCTTCATTTGCCTGTATTTCAAGATTTTGAAGCTGTCTTGCTGTTTCTCTAAGTTCCTTCATCTTATCTTCTTTAGCTTTTTGGTTTAAAGCTGAAGAATTTAGCTGACTTTGTAAAGATGCAATTTTGTTTTGTAGTTCTTTTGCTTTATTTTGATAGTATTTTAACTTTGCATCCAACTCTGCTTTATACTTTTTTCCTTTTGCAGACTGATTCATCACTGTTTCCATATCAACATAGGCAACATTTGTTGCATTTGAGTATCCAAAAGCTAAAAATAATAAAGTTAAAACTGCTAAAAATTTTTTAATCATATCTCCTCCTTATTAGTGAGACTGTTCCAATAATCCACACTGTCATTCTGCAGCCGGCTAAGAATCTCTTCCTTTCTTTTCAAGTCAAAAAATCAAAAAAGAGATCCTTCGGCCTTCGGCCTCAGGATGACAAGGATAAGGTAAATTTACAAAATTTTGAAACACCCTTTCCTTATTAGTATACCAAATTTTGACCAAGTCTAAAAATTAATTAATCTTTTGACCGTCATTCTGCAGCTACGTGAAGAATCCCATGTTTTTATGCCTCCTACTCTGTCATTCTGCAGCTGGCGAAGAATCTCCGTCCTTTCTTGCCTCTCTTATTCACTTTCTCACCTTTTAATGAAGAGATCCTTCGGACTTGCGTCCTCAGGATGGTAGTCAAAGGTAAGCTTGCAAATAATTTTAAAATACTTTTTCTTCATTAAAAGAATGTTCCTAAAATAAATCCAAATCTTGAGCTGCTTATACCGGATGGTGGATTTAAAACTTTACCATAATAAAGCTCTATTGGTGCAAATGGAGTAATGATTTTT is a genomic window containing:
- a CDS encoding OmpH family outer membrane protein is translated as MIKKFLAVLTLLFLAFGYSNATNVAYVDMETVMNQSAKGKKYKAELDAKLKYYQNKAKELQNKIASLQSQLNSSALNQKAKEDKMKELRETARQLQNLEIQANEELAKMKAEAEKKMVSDIKAIAQKIAKDKNLDLILYGGLISGVLYADKKLDITDEVLKEYNK
- a CDS encoding Rpn family recombination-promoting nuclease/putative transposase, encoding MNDLQPHDQFFKQIFSEPKRVKSLLDIFYPELSKKIDLESIRLLNSEKYSQKIGKSLLDLLYECKIENEKSFLRIIFEHKSYIDKNLPSQLLYYNGVLWEETGEYEEYPPIINIVLYHGKRKW